tccatagaaaagcatgttttaggtttcaatattcttaaagcatgattgattcaagttatgagcatgatacatgtgataattacgcgaatagcttttgtctaaataatctgctaaatagatctgattattatgtgattaatttatgCGCCCGCTTCCGCTGCCGGTTCCAACAATACTGATGTTCCACATTCTCCCCAACCACCACCACAACAACAATCAAGTCCAGCAGCTCAAGACAGCTGGAAATTAGCTAGGGACAAAGTTAAGGGAAATGTGAGGCCTTCTTCCAGGTATTCTGATGCTGAGTATCTATTCTATTGCCTCATGGTGGTTGAGGAAATTGAGTACTCAGAGCCTAGCAGCTATGAGGAGGCAGTTGAGAGCAAAGATTGGGAAAAGTGGATGCAAGCCATGATGGTACTTGGGTTCTAGTGGAGAGGCCAAATGGTAAAAGGGTTGTAAGTTATAAGTGGATCTTCAAGAAGAAGATAGAGGCTGCTGATGGAGataaatttagatataaaGCCAGGCTAGTGGCTAGAGGTTTCACACAGGAGCATGACATTGATTATGAAGAAATCTTCTCTCCTGTGGTGAAGCACACTTCCATTCGAATTTTATTGGCAATTGTGGCTTGAAAAGATTGGGAGCTAGAGCAATTGAATGTTAAGACAACATTCTTGCATGGTGACCTAAATGAAACCATTTATATGACTCAACCAAAGGGCTTCATAAAACCTGGAGATGAAGGAAAAGTTTGCTTGCTAAAGAAAAGTATCTATGGCTTGAAGTAGGCTAGCCGTCAGAGGCATATGAAGTTCAATACTCACACGATCAAGGGTGGTTTTCTAAGATCTTGTTATAATGAATGTGTCTACATAAAGAGTGTAGGTGGAGCTATTGTGGCTTATCTACTcttatatgtagatgatatgTTGCTAGCAGGTGCTGATTTGAGAGAGATTCAAAAGGTGAAAAATGATCTCAGAGCTGCTTTTGAGTTGAAAGATTTAGGCCCAGCCAGAAAAATCCTGGGCAATGTCCATAGTGAGAAAGAGGGAAAAGAGGCAGATACTGCTGGAACAGTCTGATTATATAGCCAAGTTGCTCAAGAAATTCAAGATGGAAAATGTGAAAGAGGTTTCTGTCCCTATGGGCTAACACTACAAGCTGAGTGCAGAACAGGGACCTAAGAGTGAAGCTGAGAAAATGGAGATGCAGAACATACCTTATGCAAACATTATTGGGAGCATAATGTATGTCATGATTAATACTCGGCCTGACATTGCACAGGCCATATCAGTAACTAGCAGATACATGACTAGTTATGGAAAGGAGCATTGGTCTGCACTGAAGTGGCTGGTGAGATACCTGCGGGGAGCTACTAATGTGGGTATTCTGTTTGATGGAAGTAGTGAGCATGAGGGAGATCCATTAAAGGGCTGGAGTGACTCTGACTTTGCTGGAAATCTAGACACTAGAAGGTCTCAATCAGGCTATTTATTTACTCTCTATGGTTCAGTAATCAGTTGGAAGAATAGTCTTCAAGGAGTGGTTGCTATATCCACTACTAAGGCTGAGTTCATGTCACTAACATCAGCAGTGAAGGAAAGTTCTTGGCTCAAAGGGGTATTGAAAGATTTTGGGATAGTTCAAGAATCTATAAGCATTGGTTGTGACAATAATAGTGCCTTATGTCTAGCCAAGCATCAGGTCTATCATGAGCGGAGTAAGCACATAGATGTGCGTCTACACTAGGactggcaaatcgtgcgtgtcggatcgttatcgtgtcgacacgataacgacacgaacacgataacaacaaacacaaacacgacccgttaagaaaacctcaaacacgaaTACGAACATGACCCGCTACCttcagacacgaacacgacacgaaccacttcgggtcaacacgacacgataacaacacgtattgaaaaatgagattgtAAGAGTCATTtaataagtattgaaaaatgaaaataataagaattagtaatattaaaaatattattttttaacggataacacgaacacgacacgaacacgcattgttaacagataacacgaacccgacacgaacacgacacgaaattttcatgtccttaatgggtcgacccgataaggacacgaacccaataagctcttacccaaacccattaatttcgtgccgtTTCGTGTCGCGTTATCGTTTCGTGTAAAAAATTGACAGCCCTAGTCTACACTTCATCCGAGAGAAGGCTGAAGCAGGAGAAGTAAAAATCTTCAAGGTCGACACTGCTGAGAATCCAACAGACATGTTGACAAAGCCTATACCAAGGGCTAAGCTTGAATTGTGTATGAGGTTGATAAAGCTTCATAGCATTGACTCACATGGCAGCTAAACCATCAAGGTGGAGTTTGTGAATATATTGATGGATTAAGCTGCAAACATAAAGGAGAAATGAATCGGAAATCATTTCTTGATGATGAGCTTCAAGAGCCTTGGATCAACCTCTGATCCGAGAGATTAAATCTCGATCGTTGATCACTGTTAGATTTGAAATGTGTATAAATAAGTTTGTTGTTTTCCGGTTAGTAGTTAGACACCCTCTTGTAGCTCATTTTTCTCTCGCTATTCAATAAGAAATTCCCTTTCTCAAACTCTTGAATCATCACTCTCTCTTCTCCGATTACAACACACAATCGAACTCTATCTCTAACAGTTgacattaaataattatgatcatattaaaaattatgaatatataattttagatGAAGCCCTCTTAAATGCCGTTTAtgaattaatcaattcacaccATTATTGTGTTATATGACATAAATATGTGGTGGAATACATGCGATattgtgttatatttttatattttaggaaGAGATAcaaaaattactccatttatttcAAGATAAGTGATACGTGCTAGTTGGCACCTATTTTGacaaaacttaatttttattctttctattttatttatctcatattttattatagtaattCACTATTCTTAATTCCTGTaacaaaataaagtagtactattatttaattgggacggataaaatattaaatattaataatcgAAATGTAGATTTctattacataaaaatgtaaaagaacTAGTACTACTTAAATTTAGAAGATGATTCTtgcatttaataaaaaaatccattCATAAATGTAAGCAAACAATTATTAATTCTTAAAGTCAGCTGATTTATTAGCTACTAGTACtacatattttaaagttttcGTCATTTTTGTTTGACAGTAGTAGTAAAATACTTGCATAAATTAGCTAAAATTCCAATTTATAGCAGACAACACGCCCCACACCCAAAAAGTGAAATTTAATGAGTTTAAGGACCAATTGATAAATTCAGCACAACTATATATCTTCGATGATTTCAATACTCCACACTCGATTCACCTGCATACAGATAGAGTCAATCCTGTCACACAGTCAAACGTTATCTCTCTGGTAAGCTCCTCTCGCTCCATTTCTTTCCGAGATTCTACCTTTTCCTGCGTAATTGCTTTTGGATCGTCGGTTTTCcatgtgtgttgtgtgttgaTCGTGGAGAATTTTGATTGTGATCGTGAGAATTTTGTGCAGAGTTTGCGCGGGGGCGTAATGTCGTCAGATCCAAAGCTTCACGTGTTTGAGGAAGTCGCGAAGCATAATAAGACGAAGGATTGTTGGCTCGTTATCAGTGGAAAGGttcgattaaaaaaatacatttgatTCCTTTTCGTTGCAACAAAAATTAGGACTCCATGcgttattaatttattttataaaattttcaataaaaatctGTTTCCTGGAGGTTTTGAGATTTGACCGTTAATCGGATGCTGCTTTCGgattttcatttattcatgcgATCAAAGATGCTATTGAGCTTAATCAAGTATCCTAAGTTTGTCAATCTGATATGTGAAgctttttgtgttgattttatCAATTCAATAAAAGTCATGTTGGTGAAAGATTGTGATCCTCGATTTTCTTCTGGATGATTTAggaatttgttttgttgttaatATGTAGCTTCATTACTGTATTTGCATAATCATAGCGTCAAACTTGGTTAGCTGGTTATGGTAATTTTAGCTTTCAAATGATTTagagagggaaagagagagaaacgaGTAGAAGACTTGTTTAAACTGTATAGCTTAGATGAGACACTTGAAGCAGCAAAGATGGATACCTGATTATACAAAATGGAGCAAAGATGAAACTCGTCTtcgtgagagagagagattggtTGAGATAAGTATGAGGTTTACAGTAATCTGTTATCTTAATTTGGTTCTATCCTGTTACGGGCATATAAAAACTGCTAAAATGTTGAGTGTTTGGTTGCATTTAAGTTTGAGTTAATTTGTATGTTCATTAATCTTTCAAAAGATAGCATAGCATTCTAACACGAAGATAGCGTATGCTAAAATGGATTCTCCTCAGGTTTATGATGTGACTCCATTCATGGACGATCATCCCGGAGGTGATGAAGTTCTACTAGCAGCTACAGGTAAATATAATCTTTTCAATGCTCGTATCGCTGTCATCAAACTCGTTGGGTTCTTGAAGTTGTTCGCTCATTACAGGGAAAGATGCAACCAATGACTTCGAGGATATTGGGCACAGCGATGAAGCTCGTGAGATGATGGACAAGTACTACATTGGGGAGATAGACCCGGCAACAGTTCCCTCGAAACGCCCTTTCTCCCAACCCCCACAACAATCTGCTGCCCACAGCGCCAACAAGTCACCCGATTTTGTCATCAAGATCTTGCAGTTTCTCGTGCCTCTCTTGATCTTGGGATTGGCCTTTGCCGTCCGGCACCACACCAAAGAGAAATCATCTTAACTCATATAGGCATTTCCTTACTTCTCAACTCCTCTTAGTTGTCAAGGATTCAACTTTTATCACCCACGCTATCCAATATTTTTGGGTGCATGGTAAATGTATTGATTTACAAGTAATAAGTCtatcccaaaaaataaaagtatttggCAATTTGTTATGCTTGATAGAGTAATTTTAGTACTCCGTATTCATTATTTTCACTATCCAGTGACAGCTAGCATTAAAATGACGTCGTCGTTTAAATGCTTCGGTGATAAGAAAATCCATCTAACACCTTTTCGTTGTTGGATTCTCAACTGAAACTATAATCAGAGGTAGATACAAGCAGAGTGCTAAAACAACCATTTAAGGTCTCACAGTGTTAGCAATTTGATAAGTAAATAGACAAGCATAGAGCCATTAACATGAATAAGCTCAGCAGAAAATTTCCAATTGTAGAGATACAGATGGAATCAACGATTTCTACTCGGAAATTGCCTCTATCAAAGACCCCTACGAGTTGCCTCAGAGCTTTGCTACTTCCCCAAAAACAAGCACCAAAGTTTGTTGCTTACCAAGAAACGGACTAACGGAGAAATTCTTCCACGATAGACTTAGCAATAATTAGAGGGAACAAAATTACATACTCAATGAGTCTCGATCTTGTCATGGAGGTTGACAACCAAGTGGTGTGCATCATCCAGAAGCTTCCACACATCGAGATGCCCTGCCATCGAGTTGCACTCCCT
The genomic region above belongs to Salvia hispanica cultivar TCC Black 2014 unplaced genomic scaffold, UniMelb_Shisp_WGS_1.0 HiC_scaffold_84, whole genome shotgun sequence and contains:
- the LOC125200198 gene encoding cytochrome b5-like, producing MSSDPKLHVFEEVAKHNKTKDCWLVISGKVYDVTPFMDDHPGGDEVLLAATGKDATNDFEDIGHSDEAREMMDKYYIGEIDPATVPSKRPFSQPPQQSAAHSANKSPDFVIKILQFLVPLLILGLAFAVRHHTKEKSS